A stretch of the Candidatus Rokuibacteriota bacterium genome encodes the following:
- a CDS encoding D-2-hydroxyacid dehydrogenase: MKILFVPNLIVSALSEADRANILEAAGSGGRIVEAKDIATQRRELPDTDIIFGRVHPDNFSLAPKLRLYHSIGAGVDNILTAELANSDVPLASEKGDVGIHLSEHAFALLLGLTRGLHTAIRTPDYDLREPIRVHQRELYEQTMGIVGFGGTGRAVAKRAVAFGMRVLGVDIEPVEPEPGVEAIWTPDRLADLLGASDVVVIALPLTKATHHLFTRERFAQMRRHAILINVTRGEIIRGEDVWEAVNEGLIWGAGLDVTDPEPLPKDHPLWRHPRVIVTPHTAGGSPRRAGRVIATFCENLRRLQDGRPLLALIDKQKGY, translated from the coding sequence ATGAAGATCCTCTTCGTCCCGAATCTGATCGTGTCCGCGCTGAGCGAAGCCGACCGCGCGAATATCCTCGAGGCCGCGGGATCGGGCGGCCGCATCGTAGAGGCCAAGGACATCGCCACCCAGCGCCGCGAGCTGCCGGACACCGACATCATCTTTGGGCGCGTGCATCCCGACAACTTCTCTCTCGCCCCGAAGCTCCGCTTGTACCATTCGATCGGCGCGGGGGTGGACAATATCCTCACGGCTGAGCTCGCGAACAGCGACGTGCCGCTGGCCAGCGAGAAGGGCGACGTCGGCATCCATCTCTCGGAGCACGCCTTTGCGCTCCTCCTGGGACTCACGCGCGGGCTGCACACCGCGATCCGCACGCCGGACTACGACCTGCGCGAGCCCATCCGCGTGCACCAGCGCGAGCTCTACGAGCAGACGATGGGCATCGTGGGTTTCGGGGGAACCGGCCGCGCCGTCGCGAAGCGCGCGGTAGCCTTCGGGATGCGCGTGCTCGGCGTGGATATCGAGCCCGTCGAGCCCGAGCCGGGCGTGGAGGCGATCTGGACGCCCGATCGCCTGGCCGATCTGCTGGGCGCATCCGACGTGGTGGTGATCGCCCTGCCGCTGACCAAGGCGACGCACCACCTCTTCACCCGCGAGCGCTTCGCCCAGATGCGGCGGCACGCCATCCTGATCAACGTCACCCGGGGCGAGATCATCCGCGGCGAGGATGTGTGGGAGGCCGTCAACGAGGGGCTCATCTGGGGCGCTGGGCTCGACGTCACCGATCCCGAGCCGCTGCCCAAGGATCACCCGCTGTGGCGGCACCCGCGAGTCATCGTGACCCCGCACACCGCGGGCGGGTCGCCCCGCCGCGCGGGTCGCGTGATCGCGACCTTCTGCGAGAACCTGCGCCGGCTCCAGGACGGACGGCCGCTCCTCGCGTTGATCGACAAGCAGAAGGGCTATTGA
- a CDS encoding amidohydrolase family protein: protein MWGSDFPHPDGIWPDSREYIAREMGHLPAGVRRKIVCENAARLYTFAV from the coding sequence ATGTGGGGCTCTGACTTCCCGCATCCCGACGGCATCTGGCCCGACTCGCGCGAGTACATCGCGCGAGAGATGGGGCACCTGCCCGCCGGCGTGCGGCGGAAGATCGTGTGCGAGAACGCCGCGCGCCTCTACACCTTCGCGGTATGA
- a CDS encoding amidohydrolase family protein: MSGNGHGSPAAIRARLNHPVIDADGHWLEYRPVLAEQLRKVGGSVAADGFASVGRDTREALSMSVDERRRRRISQEAFWGSPERNTRDRATGLLPQLLYERLDELGIDFAVLYPTVGLRVPRISDDAQRRATCRAFNVVTADYFRDFADRMTPAAVIPVHTPDEAIEELEYCARQLGFKVAMFGSLIARPAAAQDGAVTWYDPLGLDSEYDYDALWAKCAELRVAPTFHTGVRRQGLRLSPTNFTYNHIGHFAAAGHAVCKALFLGGVTRRFPGLNFAFLEGGVGWACMLYADLIGHWEKRNRKALEHTDPRSLDRALLMDLVRKYGSEDMAAALRERDGWPNPDAVTATGGIADLDDYSACRIERKEDLRDLFTKQFYFGCEADDRSNAWAFDRRVNPFGARLNAIFGSDIGHFDVPDMLDVLPEAYELCEDGLITADDFRDFTFANAVRLWGTVNPAFFSGTVVEKAAAQVLGTA, from the coding sequence ATGAGCGGCAACGGTCATGGAAGCCCGGCAGCCATTCGAGCGCGCTTGAACCATCCGGTGATCGACGCCGACGGGCACTGGCTCGAGTACCGCCCCGTCCTCGCCGAGCAGCTGCGGAAGGTCGGCGGGAGCGTTGCTGCGGACGGCTTTGCCTCGGTCGGGCGCGATACGCGCGAGGCGCTGTCCATGTCGGTGGACGAGCGGCGCCGGCGCCGGATCTCGCAGGAGGCATTCTGGGGTTCGCCCGAGCGGAACACGCGCGATCGGGCCACGGGCCTGCTGCCGCAGCTCCTCTACGAACGACTCGACGAGCTCGGCATCGACTTCGCGGTCCTGTACCCGACGGTCGGGCTGCGCGTGCCCCGCATCAGCGACGACGCCCAGCGGCGCGCCACGTGCCGGGCGTTCAACGTGGTCACCGCCGACTACTTCCGGGACTTCGCCGACCGCATGACGCCCGCGGCGGTCATCCCGGTGCACACGCCGGACGAAGCGATCGAGGAGTTGGAATACTGCGCGCGCCAGCTCGGTTTCAAGGTCGCGATGTTCGGCAGCCTCATCGCCCGCCCGGCTGCCGCCCAGGACGGCGCCGTCACGTGGTACGACCCGCTCGGCCTCGACAGCGAGTACGACTACGATGCGCTGTGGGCCAAGTGCGCCGAGCTTCGCGTCGCGCCGACCTTCCACACCGGCGTCCGCCGGCAGGGCCTGCGGCTGTCGCCGACGAACTTCACCTACAACCACATCGGCCACTTTGCCGCCGCCGGCCACGCCGTCTGCAAGGCGCTATTCCTGGGGGGAGTCACGCGGCGATTCCCGGGGTTGAACTTCGCGTTTCTCGAGGGCGGCGTGGGCTGGGCGTGCATGCTCTACGCCGATCTCATCGGCCACTGGGAGAAGCGCAACCGCAAGGCGCTCGAGCATACCGATCCCCGCTCCCTCGACCGCGCGCTGCTCATGGACCTCGTGCGGAAGTACGGCAGCGAGGACATGGCGGCCGCGCTGCGCGAGCGCGACGGCTGGCCCAACCCCGACGCCGTCACGGCCACGGGCGGCATCGCCGATCTGGACGACTACTCCGCGTGCCGGATCGAGCGCAAGGAAGACCTGCGGGATCTCTTCACCAAGCAGTTCTATTTCGGCTGCGAGGCCGACGACCGGAGCAACGCCTGGGCGTTCGACCGCCGCGTGAACCCGTTCGGCGCGCGGCTCAACGCCATCTTCGGCTCCGACATCGGCCACTTCGACGTGCCGGACATGCTGGACGTGCTGCCCGAGGCCTACGAGCTGTGCGAGGATGGCCTCATCACCGCCGACGACTTCCGCGATTTCACGTTCGCCAACGCCGTGCGGCTCTGGGGCACGGTCAACCCAGCCTTCTTCAGCGGTACCGTGGTGGAGAAGGCAGCCGCCCAAGTGCTCGGGACGGCCTGA
- a CDS encoding ABC transporter substrate-binding protein yields MSTLARGVLLALCLVSSATPAVAADPAPSGQVTWAVHFTLAPRWLDPAENEGSITPYLTLYAVHDALLKPMPSGVTAPCLAESWSLSPDGLVYEFLLRSGVRFHNGELLTADDVKFSFERYKGANSQLLKDKVKEVRTLDARRIQFRLKEPWPDFITFYGTTATSAGWIVPRKYVQAVGEGGFKKAPVGAGPYRVISVSPGVEMTLEAFEGYWRKVPRVKRLVFRSLPDETTRAAALKRGDVDIAYFLNGPIAEDVRRTPGLKLMAVRSNTIFSLDFRDQWDAASPWRDARVRLAASLAIDRAALNTAEQLGFAGLTGNVVPRAMEFALPIAADPYDPARAKRLLAEAGHPGGFDGGDFTIAPPYEGAGEAIANYLAAVGIRLRIRTMERAAFFSAWREGKLKGVVFAGLGPSGNAATRLQIMAVKGGAFAAGSLPEVQDLFERQARELDRRKREELLHQIQRILHDRTIFAPIWENGFIRGVGPRVEEPALALIPFHPYSAPYEDVRLKP; encoded by the coding sequence GTGAGCACGCTCGCCCGCGGGGTCCTCCTGGCGCTCTGTCTCGTCTCCTCCGCGACGCCGGCGGTGGCGGCCGATCCGGCGCCGTCGGGCCAGGTGACCTGGGCGGTGCACTTCACGCTCGCCCCCCGCTGGCTCGATCCGGCAGAGAACGAGGGTTCGATCACGCCGTACCTAACGCTCTACGCAGTCCACGACGCGCTCTTGAAGCCGATGCCTTCGGGCGTGACCGCGCCCTGCCTGGCCGAATCGTGGTCGCTGTCCCCCGACGGGCTCGTGTACGAGTTCCTGCTTCGGAGCGGCGTCCGCTTCCACAACGGCGAGCTGCTGACGGCCGACGACGTGAAGTTCTCCTTCGAGCGCTACAAGGGCGCCAATTCGCAGCTCCTCAAGGACAAGGTGAAAGAGGTCCGGACCCTCGACGCGCGGCGCATCCAGTTCCGCCTCAAGGAGCCCTGGCCGGACTTCATCACGTTCTACGGCACCACGGCGACGAGCGCCGGGTGGATCGTGCCCCGCAAGTACGTCCAGGCCGTGGGCGAGGGCGGATTCAAGAAGGCGCCGGTCGGCGCCGGGCCTTACCGGGTAATCAGTGTTTCACCCGGCGTCGAGATGACGCTCGAGGCCTTCGAGGGCTACTGGCGAAAAGTCCCGCGCGTCAAGCGGCTCGTCTTCCGCAGCCTGCCGGACGAGACCACCCGCGCCGCCGCGCTCAAGCGGGGCGACGTGGACATCGCGTATTTCCTGAACGGGCCGATCGCCGAGGACGTCAGGCGCACGCCGGGGCTCAAGCTCATGGCGGTCCGCAGCAACACCATCTTCTCCCTCGACTTCCGGGACCAGTGGGACGCGGCCTCGCCGTGGCGCGACGCGCGCGTCAGGCTGGCGGCCAGCCTCGCGATCGACCGCGCCGCGCTCAACACGGCCGAGCAGCTGGGCTTCGCGGGGCTGACGGGGAACGTGGTGCCGCGCGCGATGGAGTTCGCCCTGCCGATCGCCGCCGACCCGTACGACCCTGCCCGGGCCAAGCGTTTGCTCGCCGAGGCCGGGCATCCGGGGGGTTTCGACGGCGGCGACTTCACCATCGCGCCGCCGTACGAAGGCGCCGGGGAGGCCATCGCGAATTACCTAGCCGCCGTCGGCATCCGGCTCAGGATCCGCACGATGGAGCGCGCCGCCTTCTTCTCCGCCTGGCGGGAGGGCAAGCTCAAGGGCGTGGTCTTTGCGGGGCTGGGTCCGTCCGGTAACGCGGCGACGCGGCTCCAGATCATGGCGGTCAAGGGCGGGGCATTCGCCGCCGGATCATTGCCCGAGGTCCAGGACCTCTTCGAGAGGCAGGCGCGCGAGCTGGACCGGCGCAAGCGAGAAGAGCTGCTCCACCAGATCCAGCGGATCCTGCACGACCGCACCATTTTCGCGCCGATCTGGGAGAACGGGTTCATCCGCGGCGTCGGCCCGAGGGTCGAGGAGCCGGCGCTCGCCCTGATCCCGTTCCACCCGTACTCGGCGCCGTACGAGGATGTGCGTCTCAAGCCGTGA
- a CDS encoding alpha/beta hydrolase → MAINAAVTSAIDVEDVEYLRHGDKPLLARLFKPRGTGPFPLIVELHGGAWCKGDRLNDTALNEPLAKSGVVVAALDFRMPPEAGYPASMADINYAIRWFKTRATELGSRPAMVGVLGISSGSHQGMLSAMRPRDSRYSAIPLPAGAPAVDATVRAVVLCWPVIDPLGRYHYAKKLKAGGKPYPDVVDQVLPLHDQYWQTEAAMAEGNPVLALERGERVEMPPVLYLQGTNDPAHPRPHLDRFVAGYRKAGGQVELELYDDAGQSFITKNPTSPTAVRAMDKIIEFVHKQIR, encoded by the coding sequence ATGGCCATCAACGCAGCCGTCACGTCCGCGATCGACGTCGAAGATGTCGAATATCTCCGCCATGGGGACAAGCCGCTCCTGGCGCGCCTCTTCAAGCCGCGCGGCACGGGACCCTTCCCGCTGATCGTCGAGCTCCACGGCGGCGCCTGGTGCAAGGGCGATCGCCTGAACGACACCGCACTCAACGAGCCCCTGGCGAAGAGCGGCGTGGTCGTGGCGGCGCTGGACTTCCGCATGCCGCCGGAGGCCGGGTACCCTGCCTCGATGGCCGACATCAACTACGCGATCCGCTGGTTCAAGACACGCGCGACCGAGCTCGGCAGCCGCCCCGCCATGGTCGGCGTCCTGGGCATCTCGAGCGGCTCGCACCAGGGCATGCTGAGCGCGATGCGTCCGCGTGACTCGCGCTACTCGGCGATTCCGCTGCCCGCCGGCGCCCCTGCGGTCGATGCCACGGTCCGCGCCGTCGTCCTGTGCTGGCCGGTTATCGACCCGCTGGGGCGCTATCACTACGCGAAGAAGCTGAAAGCGGGCGGCAAGCCGTACCCGGACGTCGTGGATCAGGTGCTGCCGCTCCACGATCAGTACTGGCAGACGGAGGCCGCCATGGCCGAGGGCAATCCGGTCCTCGCACTCGAGCGCGGCGAGCGGGTCGAGATGCCGCCGGTCCTCTACCTCCAGGGCACCAACGACCCGGCGCACCCGCGTCCCCACCTCGATCGGTTCGTGGCCGGGTACCGCAAGGCGGGCGGCCAGGTCGAGCTGGAGCTCTACGACGACGCCGGGCAGTCGTTCATCACAAAGAACCCAACTTCACCTACCGCCGTCCGGGCGATGGACAAGATCATCGAATTCGTGCACAAGCAGATCCGGTAA
- a CDS encoding amidohydrolase family protein, protein MNYTRISADCHIDLPWVPPDLFTSGASAGLKDRMPYVTDGPDGPFWTSKNGTSFGLVGGVGPAGSKYVPGQHHRVDVMAATGLYADGKKGIRRPADPHLRAKDMDRDGVQAEVLYGILGAATRLGDHEAATEMFRVYNDWLADFVRHDPDRYIGLACLPYGDIGAAVKEIHRVAGSGVRGMELSCSWDMEPMWHPDWEPLWQAVNDVGLPLHFHTFPALPPGVLDKQTGRTRRAAFFTVVSGFQMNLVNILAAVIGAGVLERYPRVRIAFGESGIGWVPYALDRMDFEWEDRFHDLGLTMKPSDYWRRQCKATFQFDRIGTKLIDDMGVETLMWGSDYPHGDGVWPESSRYIDEQFGHLPAETTHRITCENAGKFYGLIK, encoded by the coding sequence ATGAACTACACGCGCATCTCGGCCGACTGCCACATCGATCTGCCCTGGGTGCCACCGGATCTGTTCACCTCGGGCGCCTCGGCGGGTCTGAAAGATAGGATGCCGTACGTCACCGACGGACCGGACGGCCCGTTCTGGACGTCCAAGAACGGCACCTCCTTCGGGCTCGTGGGCGGCGTCGGCCCCGCCGGGTCGAAGTACGTGCCGGGCCAACACCATCGCGTGGATGTCATGGCGGCGACCGGCCTCTACGCAGACGGCAAGAAGGGCATCCGCCGCCCAGCGGACCCTCACCTGCGCGCCAAGGACATGGATCGCGACGGCGTCCAGGCCGAGGTCCTCTACGGCATCCTCGGGGCGGCAACGCGGCTCGGGGACCACGAGGCCGCCACGGAGATGTTCCGCGTCTACAACGACTGGCTCGCCGACTTCGTCCGTCACGACCCCGATCGGTACATCGGGCTCGCCTGCCTGCCGTACGGCGACATCGGCGCGGCCGTCAAGGAGATCCATCGCGTCGCCGGCTCGGGCGTGCGCGGCATGGAGCTCTCCTGCTCCTGGGACATGGAGCCCATGTGGCATCCGGACTGGGAGCCGCTCTGGCAGGCGGTGAACGACGTGGGACTGCCGCTGCATTTCCACACGTTCCCGGCGCTCCCGCCGGGCGTGCTCGACAAGCAGACCGGCCGGACCCGCCGCGCCGCCTTCTTCACCGTCGTCTCCGGGTTCCAGATGAACCTCGTCAACATCCTGGCCGCCGTCATCGGCGCCGGCGTGCTGGAGCGCTACCCGCGAGTGAGGATCGCGTTCGGTGAGAGCGGCATCGGCTGGGTACCCTACGCGCTCGACCGGATGGACTTCGAGTGGGAGGACCGCTTCCACGACCTGGGGCTCACGATGAAGCCCTCCGACTACTGGCGCCGGCAGTGCAAGGCCACGTTCCAGTTCGACCGGATCGGCACAAAGCTGATCGACGACATGGGCGTCGAGACGCTCATGTGGGGCTCCGACTACCCGCACGGCGACGGCGTCTGGCCCGAGTCCTCGAGATATATCGACGAGCAGTTCGGCCACCTACCGGCCGAGACGACGCACAGGATCACCTGCGAAAACGCCGGGAAGTTCTACGGTTTGATTAAGTAG
- a CDS encoding LLM class flavin-dependent oxidoreductase, which produces MKIPRFGLNRFDSRSVDAFAADVRRAEMLGWDAALQPDSQLRRRDTYVLLAAAARATERITLGTLLANPVNRHPTVTASSIATIDELAPGRTLLGWGVGDTAVRLAGLKPARVKELEAATRLMRALLDGEAVDVGAERPARLPHHRPVPIWIAAGGPRTLRMAGGVADGVFIRVGTHEANIATAVEAIRAGAADAGRDPAAVRLGAVFHTVLVDDPARALTMAKSMAAGYYEYSPALFDPPRLTWTGEDPETLKREHKVWPDFHHALDLEASGRVVDFLPESAADAFSLRGGPREVADRLTDVLRGAPAEFDYVVLHPIPNPEFPDDPESGYTARMAREVLPRVRRALSLPLPPGER; this is translated from the coding sequence TTGAAGATTCCCCGCTTCGGATTGAACCGGTTCGACTCACGCTCAGTGGACGCGTTTGCCGCCGACGTGCGGCGGGCGGAGATGCTCGGCTGGGATGCGGCGCTCCAGCCGGACTCGCAGCTCCGGCGGCGCGATACCTACGTCTTGCTCGCGGCGGCGGCCCGCGCGACCGAGCGCATCACGCTCGGGACCCTCCTTGCCAATCCCGTGAACCGGCACCCCACGGTCACCGCGTCCTCGATCGCGACGATCGACGAGCTGGCGCCCGGGCGCACGCTCCTCGGCTGGGGCGTCGGCGACACGGCCGTGAGACTCGCCGGCCTGAAGCCGGCGCGGGTGAAGGAGCTCGAGGCGGCCACGCGCCTGATGCGCGCGCTGCTGGACGGCGAGGCGGTCGACGTCGGCGCCGAGCGGCCCGCGCGACTGCCGCACCACCGGCCCGTGCCGATCTGGATCGCCGCCGGCGGCCCGCGCACGCTCCGGATGGCGGGCGGAGTTGCTGACGGGGTCTTCATCCGCGTGGGCACGCATGAGGCGAACATCGCGACGGCCGTCGAGGCCATCCGCGCGGGCGCAGCCGACGCGGGGCGCGACCCTGCCGCCGTCCGCCTGGGCGCCGTATTCCACACCGTGCTCGTGGACGATCCGGCCCGTGCGCTGACGATGGCCAAGTCCATGGCGGCCGGATACTACGAGTACTCGCCGGCGTTGTTCGACCCGCCGCGCCTCACGTGGACGGGGGAGGATCCGGAGACGCTCAAGCGGGAACACAAGGTCTGGCCCGACTTCCACCACGCGCTCGACCTCGAGGCGAGCGGACGGGTCGTGGATTTCCTGCCGGAGAGCGCGGCCGACGCCTTCAGCCTCCGCGGGGGCCCCCGCGAGGTTGCCGACCGGCTGACCGACGTGCTCCGCGGCGCGCCGGCCGAGTTCGACTACGTCGTCCTGCATCCGATCCCGAACCCGGAGTTCCCCGACGATCCCGAGAGCGGCTACACGGCTCGGATGGCGCGCGAGGTGCTCCCGCGCGTGCGCCGCGCCCTAAGTCTCCCTCTCCCCCCTGGGGAGCGCTAA